Proteins from a single region of Verrucosispora sp. NA02020:
- the dapB gene encoding 4-hydroxy-tetrahydrodipicolinate reductase has translation MTDEQEKGATGPIRVGVLGARGRMGLEVCRAVDGAADMELVASVDQGDPLTAVADAGAQVVVDFTTPDVVMDNLRWCVDHGVHAVVGTTGFTGQRLDQVRDWLGGRPELGVVIAPNFGIGAVLMMQFATRAARHFESVEIIEQHHPRKLDAPSGTATHTARLVAAARAEAGLGPVPDATADEVPGARGADVEGVRVHAVRATGLLAHQEVLFGTTGETLTIRHDSYDRVSFMPGVLLAVRAVPGRPGLTLGLDPLLD, from the coding sequence GTGACTGACGAGCAGGAGAAGGGCGCGACCGGGCCGATCCGGGTCGGTGTGCTGGGTGCCCGGGGCCGGATGGGCCTCGAGGTGTGCAGGGCCGTCGACGGCGCCGCCGACATGGAACTGGTGGCCTCGGTCGACCAGGGCGACCCGTTGACCGCCGTGGCGGACGCCGGTGCGCAGGTGGTCGTCGACTTCACCACCCCGGACGTGGTGATGGACAACCTGCGCTGGTGCGTGGACCACGGCGTGCACGCGGTCGTCGGCACCACCGGCTTCACCGGGCAGCGGCTGGATCAGGTGCGGGACTGGCTCGGCGGCAGGCCGGAACTGGGTGTGGTGATCGCCCCGAACTTCGGCATCGGCGCGGTGCTGATGATGCAGTTCGCCACCCGTGCGGCCCGGCACTTCGAGTCCGTCGAGATCATCGAGCAGCACCACCCGCGCAAGCTCGACGCGCCCAGCGGCACCGCCACGCACACCGCCCGCCTGGTCGCGGCGGCCCGCGCCGAGGCCGGGCTGGGCCCGGTGCCGGACGCCACCGCCGACGAGGTCCCCGGTGCCCGGGGCGCCGACGTCGAGGGGGTGCGCGTGCACGCGGTCCGGGCCACCGGCCTGCTCGCCCACCAGGAGGTGCTCTTCGGCACCACCGGCGAGACGCTGACCATCCGGCACGACTCGTACGACCGGGTCTCGTTCATGCCCGGCGTGCTGCTGGCCGTCCGCGCGGTGCCCGGCCGACCCGGTCTGACCCTCGGCCTGGACCCGCTGCTCGACTGA
- a CDS encoding pitrilysin family protein: MPSGGRQAATTTRSAGAATRAVTRTLSDDPLGGTVRRTVLPSGLRVLTEAIPAMRSVSFGIWVAVGSRDETGTQAGAAHFLEHLLFKGTHKRDALEISSSIEAVGGETNAFTTKEYTCYYARVLDEDLPLAIDVMCDLVADSVLDPADVETERSVILEEIAMHDDEPGDEVHDLLTRAVYGDHPLGRLISGTAETVTPMTRRQIQSFYRRRYVAPQIVIAAAGNLDHATVVRLVRSALKGSPLDTDPATPASHRPITPAVRTQTATVVVHAKETEQAHVVLGCPGIDRLDERRFALGVLNNLLGGGMSSRLFQEIRERRGLAYSVYSYASQYADTGLFGVYAGCAPGRVQEVLELTRAELARTAAQGVTEAELARGKGMSKGSFVLGLEDTGSRMSRLAKGELLYGDLVPVDELLHRVDAVTLDDVNALAADLLSRPMSLAVVGPFGDSDFVA; this comes from the coding sequence ATGCCCTCGGGCGGCCGGCAGGCCGCCACGACCACCCGGTCCGCCGGAGCGGCCACCCGCGCGGTGACCAGGACGTTGAGTGACGACCCGCTGGGCGGTACGGTGCGCCGCACGGTCCTCCCCAGCGGGCTGCGGGTACTCACCGAGGCGATCCCGGCGATGCGCAGCGTCTCGTTCGGCATCTGGGTGGCGGTCGGCTCCCGGGACGAGACCGGCACGCAGGCCGGCGCCGCCCACTTCCTGGAGCACCTGCTCTTCAAGGGCACCCACAAGCGGGACGCCCTGGAGATCTCTTCGTCGATCGAGGCGGTCGGCGGCGAGACCAACGCCTTCACCACGAAGGAGTACACCTGCTACTACGCCCGGGTGCTGGACGAGGACCTGCCCCTGGCCATCGACGTGATGTGCGACCTGGTCGCCGACTCGGTGCTCGACCCGGCCGACGTGGAGACCGAGCGGAGCGTCATCCTCGAAGAGATCGCCATGCACGACGACGAACCCGGCGACGAGGTGCACGACCTGCTCACCCGGGCCGTCTACGGTGACCACCCGCTGGGCCGGCTGATCTCCGGCACCGCCGAGACGGTCACCCCGATGACCCGCCGGCAGATCCAGAGCTTCTACCGCCGCCGCTACGTCGCGCCGCAGATCGTCATCGCCGCCGCCGGGAACCTCGACCACGCGACCGTGGTCCGGCTGGTCCGGTCGGCGCTCAAGGGCAGTCCGCTCGACACCGACCCGGCGACGCCCGCGTCGCACCGGCCGATCACCCCGGCGGTACGCACCCAGACCGCCACCGTGGTCGTCCACGCGAAGGAGACCGAGCAGGCGCACGTCGTGCTCGGCTGCCCCGGCATCGACCGGCTCGACGAGCGACGCTTCGCCCTCGGCGTGCTCAACAACTTGCTCGGCGGCGGCATGTCCAGCCGCCTGTTCCAGGAGATCCGCGAGCGGCGTGGCCTGGCGTACTCGGTCTACTCCTACGCCAGCCAGTACGCCGACACCGGTCTGTTCGGCGTGTACGCCGGGTGCGCCCCGGGGCGGGTGCAGGAGGTGCTGGAGCTGACCCGGGCCGAGTTGGCGCGTACCGCCGCGCAGGGCGTCACCGAGGCCGAACTGGCCCGGGGCAAGGGGATGAGCAAGGGCTCCTTCGTGCTCGGCCTGGAGGACACCGGCTCACGGATGAGCCGGCTGGCCAAGGGCGAGCTGCTCTACGGTGACCTGGTCCCCGTCGACGAACTGCTGCACCGGGTCGACGCGGTCACGCTCGACGACGTCAACGCACTCGCCGCCGACCTGCTCAGCCGACCCATGTCGCTGGCCGTGGTCGGCCCGTTCGGCGACTCGGACTTCGTCGCCTGA
- a CDS encoding GNAT family N-acetyltransferase codes for MPTIRREEPEDAEAIARVHVSGWQAGYAGIMPDEVLGRLNPVAWAQRRRALGTADPEHPFTTLLAEVDGALAGFTTFGPYRNNQDRGDLDPAYGEVVALYVAPAHWGDGTAPALFAAAHDGLREHGWSEYRVWVLADNHRARRFYQRAGLSPDGEESTYPVPLSGGRPPIGLVELRYTGRLDG; via the coding sequence ATGCCCACCATCCGTCGGGAGGAACCCGAGGACGCCGAGGCGATCGCCCGGGTGCACGTGAGCGGCTGGCAGGCCGGGTACGCCGGGATCATGCCGGACGAGGTGCTGGGCCGACTCAACCCGGTGGCCTGGGCGCAGCGTCGCCGGGCCCTCGGCACGGCCGACCCGGAGCACCCGTTCACCACGCTGCTCGCCGAGGTCGACGGGGCGTTGGCCGGGTTCACCACGTTCGGGCCGTACCGCAACAACCAGGACCGGGGCGACCTCGACCCGGCGTACGGCGAGGTGGTGGCGCTCTACGTGGCGCCCGCCCACTGGGGCGACGGCACGGCTCCGGCGCTGTTCGCCGCCGCGCACGACGGCCTGCGGGAACACGGCTGGTCGGAGTACCGGGTGTGGGTGTTGGCGGACAACCACCGGGCCCGCCGGTTCTATCAGCGGGCCGGGTTGTCACCGGATGGTGAGGAGTCGACCTATCCGGTGCCGCTCTCCGGCGGGCGTCCGCCGATCGGGCTGGTCGAGTTGCGGTACACCGGCCGCCTCGACGGCTGA
- a CDS encoding GNAT family N-acetyltransferase, whose translation MALGFVRPARPEDVAEIARIQLATWRVAYRRLLPRHVLENLDEAWLARRWDAAVRQPPGETHRVLVAVEQAEQSYLVGFAASGPVDAEALAPNEPADALGADVVAVTDLLVEPRWGRRGHGSRLLAASVDLWRESGFTRAVSWVFEGDEASRKFLGAAGWEPDGAGRALDVDDMLVPQLRLHVAVPAEAD comes from the coding sequence ATGGCTCTGGGGTTTGTCCGCCCGGCGCGTCCGGAGGACGTCGCCGAGATCGCCCGCATCCAGCTCGCGACCTGGCGGGTCGCCTACCGGCGGCTGCTGCCCCGGCACGTGCTGGAGAACCTCGACGAGGCGTGGCTCGCGCGGCGGTGGGACGCCGCGGTGCGCCAGCCGCCCGGTGAGACCCATCGGGTGCTGGTCGCCGTCGAACAGGCCGAGCAATCGTATCTGGTGGGCTTCGCCGCCTCCGGGCCGGTCGACGCGGAGGCGCTGGCCCCGAACGAGCCCGCCGACGCGCTCGGCGCCGACGTGGTGGCGGTGACCGACCTGCTGGTGGAGCCGCGCTGGGGCCGGCGCGGACACGGCAGCCGGCTGCTCGCCGCCAGTGTGGACCTGTGGCGGGAGTCTGGATTCACCCGGGCCGTCTCCTGGGTCTTCGAGGGCGACGAGGCGTCCCGGAAGTTCCTCGGCGCGGCCGGCTGGGAGCCCGACGGGGCGGGGCGGGCGCTGGACGTGGACGACATGCTGGTGCCGCAGCTGCGCCTGCACGTGGCGGTGCCCGCCGAGGCGGACTGA
- a CDS encoding glycosyltransferase family 87 protein, which produces MAQGARRTVGQVVAVVVLAVAVTAFLSVAAVRHGFFDLHVYRGALVWWVHDGGEIYDYLKPGTQYGFTYPPFAALVMLPMAYLSWHGAIVVSVAAGVATAAVLIWWLLDPVSRRAGWTRWFAFAVALCLAAAFEPMRETINFGQVNTLLLFLVAVDLLRLLPRDSRWAGVGIGLATAIKLTPGIFLIYLLATGRWRAALTATGTATAATVLAAALFPDAAREFWTSALWNTGRVGELAFISNQSLRGVVARLDPQSPSTLAWLALVAATVALWIRRSRAAVAAGDEAAGLALTGAVMCLVSPVTWVHHLVWLLPGLLLLVDHGMAAPPRSRRRHLLLAAATVGYGFLTSRIVWAWEQDFSGIDGFLFGNTYVWISLALLAFLPLGRRGEPLDRGAPPAPAGRSAVEAAGVPQLDQPDRRTPAGERHRIGRLLTIR; this is translated from the coding sequence GTGGCGCAGGGTGCCAGGCGGACGGTCGGACAGGTCGTCGCAGTGGTCGTACTCGCCGTCGCGGTGACCGCGTTCCTCTCCGTGGCGGCGGTCCGGCACGGCTTCTTCGACCTGCACGTCTATCGCGGCGCGCTGGTCTGGTGGGTGCACGACGGCGGCGAGATCTACGACTACCTCAAGCCGGGCACCCAGTACGGCTTCACCTACCCGCCGTTCGCCGCGCTGGTGATGCTGCCGATGGCGTACCTGTCCTGGCACGGGGCGATCGTGGTGAGCGTGGCCGCCGGGGTGGCCACCGCCGCGGTGCTGATCTGGTGGCTGCTGGACCCGGTGTCCCGCCGCGCGGGCTGGACCCGGTGGTTCGCGTTCGCGGTGGCGCTCTGCCTGGCCGCCGCGTTCGAGCCGATGCGCGAGACCATCAACTTCGGCCAGGTCAACACGCTGCTGCTGTTCCTGGTCGCGGTGGACCTGCTGCGGTTGCTGCCACGCGACAGCAGGTGGGCCGGCGTCGGCATCGGCCTGGCCACCGCGATCAAGCTCACGCCCGGCATCTTCCTGATCTATCTGCTGGCCACCGGTCGCTGGCGGGCGGCGCTCACCGCCACCGGCACCGCGACCGCAGCGACCGTGCTGGCCGCCGCGCTGTTCCCGGACGCGGCCCGCGAGTTCTGGACCTCGGCGTTGTGGAACACCGGCCGGGTCGGTGAGCTGGCCTTCATCTCCAACCAGTCGCTGCGCGGCGTGGTGGCCCGGCTCGACCCGCAGAGCCCCAGCACGCTGGCCTGGCTGGCGCTGGTGGCCGCGACCGTCGCGCTGTGGATCCGACGGTCGCGGGCCGCCGTGGCGGCCGGCGACGAGGCCGCCGGTCTGGCGCTGACCGGCGCGGTGATGTGCCTGGTCAGCCCGGTCACCTGGGTGCACCACCTGGTCTGGCTGCTGCCGGGGCTGTTGCTGCTGGTGGACCACGGCATGGCCGCGCCACCGCGCAGCCGCCGCCGGCACCTGCTACTGGCCGCCGCCACCGTCGGGTACGGCTTCCTGACCAGCCGGATCGTCTGGGCGTGGGAGCAGGACTTTAGCGGGATCGACGGCTTCCTCTTCGGCAACACGTACGTCTGGATCAGCCTGGCGCTCCTGGCCTTCCTGCCGCTGGGCCGCCGGGGCGAACCGCTGGACCGGGGCGCACCGCCGGCGCCGGCCGGACGGTCAGCCGTCGAGGCGGCCGGTGTACCGCAACTCGACCAGCCCGATCGGCGGACGCCCGCCGGAGAGCGGCACCGGATAGGTCGACTCCTCACCATCCGGTGA
- a CDS encoding winged helix-turn-helix domain-containing protein — MVAPESLSLAQARRVALAAQGFADPSPTGAPTRRHLRRVLDRVGLIQMDSVNVLQRAHYLPLYSRLGPYPTTLLDTAAYRRPRDLFEYWGHEASLVPVGLHPALRWRMARAHTDAWGGMRRIAQEQPALVAWVRDEVAARGPLTVAEIEHDAPRETGNWGWNWSAVKQALEYLFWAGEVCAADRTTSFARRYDLPERVLPAEVLNAPTPTDAEAYRTLVGIAARALGVAAEVELRDYFRLPVAGARQAVAELVEAGELRPVTVPGWRQPAWLHAQARLPRWVRGNTLVSPFDPLIWERARTERLFGFTYRIEIYVPAPQRVYGYYVLPFRQGERFTARVDLKADRRAGVLLVPAAWVEPGADPGETAVALAAELYRLAGWLGLDAVAPPSAGDLAGPLAAALLSVAGVR, encoded by the coding sequence ATGGTCGCACCGGAATCACTCTCGCTCGCCCAGGCCCGCCGCGTGGCGCTGGCCGCACAGGGCTTCGCCGACCCGTCGCCCACCGGGGCGCCCACCCGCCGTCACCTGCGGCGGGTGCTCGACCGGGTCGGGCTGATCCAGATGGACTCGGTGAACGTCCTGCAACGCGCGCACTACCTGCCGCTCTACAGCCGGCTCGGGCCGTACCCGACCACGTTGCTCGACACCGCCGCCTACCGCCGGCCCCGTGACCTCTTCGAGTACTGGGGGCACGAGGCGTCGCTGGTGCCGGTCGGTCTGCATCCGGCGCTGCGCTGGCGGATGGCGCGGGCGCACACCGACGCCTGGGGCGGGATGCGCCGCATCGCCCAGGAGCAGCCCGCCCTGGTGGCCTGGGTACGCGACGAGGTGGCCGCGCGGGGACCGCTGACCGTGGCCGAGATCGAGCACGACGCACCCCGGGAGACCGGCAACTGGGGGTGGAACTGGTCGGCGGTCAAACAGGCGCTGGAATACCTGTTCTGGGCCGGCGAGGTGTGCGCGGCGGACCGCACCACCTCCTTCGCCCGCCGCTACGACCTGCCCGAACGGGTGCTTCCCGCCGAGGTGCTGAACGCACCCACGCCGACCGACGCCGAGGCGTACCGCACGCTCGTCGGCATCGCCGCCCGGGCGCTCGGCGTGGCCGCGGAGGTGGAGCTGCGCGACTACTTCCGGCTGCCGGTGGCCGGTGCCCGGCAGGCCGTCGCCGAGCTGGTCGAGGCCGGGGAGTTGCGCCCGGTGACGGTGCCGGGCTGGCGGCAGCCGGCCTGGCTGCACGCGCAGGCCCGGCTGCCCCGCTGGGTACGCGGCAACACGCTGGTCAGCCCCTTCGACCCGCTGATCTGGGAACGCGCCCGCACCGAGCGGCTGTTCGGCTTCACCTACCGCATCGAGATCTACGTGCCCGCGCCCCAGCGGGTGTACGGCTACTACGTGCTGCCGTTCCGGCAGGGGGAGCGGTTCACCGCCCGCGTCGACCTCAAGGCCGATCGCAGGGCCGGGGTGCTGCTGGTGCCGGCCGCCTGGGTCGAGCCGGGCGCCGACCCGGGGGAGACCGCCGTGGCCCTCGCCGCCGAGCTGTACCGACTCGCCGGCTGGCTCGGCCTGGACGCGGTCGCTCCGCCGTCCGCCGGTGATCTGGCCGGCCCGCTGGCCGCCGCGCTGCTGAGCGTGGCGGGTGTACGGTGA
- the dapA gene encoding 4-hydroxy-tetrahydrodipicolinate synthase encodes MTHDHLDTPVRAASRPFGRVLTAMVTPFTADGALDLDGAARLADHLVTEQGNDALVVNGTTGESPTTTDAEKERLIRTVVETVGERARVVAGVGTNDTRHTIELAAAAEKAGAHGLLVVTPYYNKPPQAGLLRHFIEVADSTGLPVMVYDIPHRAGVPIETETLVRLAEHGRIVAVKDAKNDLTATSWVTSRTDLAFYSGDDASTLPALAVGCVGVVGTSTHFTGADTKRMIEAYDAGDTASALALHRRLLPLFTGIFRTQGTILVKAGLNASKLPAGPVRSPLVEATEDEFAQLRADCAAAGLPLPE; translated from the coding sequence ATGACGCACGACCACCTTGACACACCGGTCCGGGCGGCCTCCCGCCCCTTCGGACGAGTGCTCACCGCGATGGTGACCCCGTTCACCGCCGACGGTGCGCTCGACCTCGACGGCGCCGCGCGGCTCGCGGACCACCTCGTGACCGAGCAGGGCAACGACGCGCTGGTGGTCAACGGCACCACCGGCGAGTCGCCGACCACCACGGACGCGGAGAAGGAACGCCTGATCCGGACCGTGGTGGAGACCGTCGGTGAGCGGGCCCGGGTGGTGGCGGGGGTCGGCACCAACGACACCCGGCACACCATCGAGCTGGCCGCCGCCGCGGAGAAGGCCGGTGCGCACGGGTTGCTGGTGGTGACCCCGTACTACAACAAGCCGCCGCAGGCCGGGTTGCTGCGTCACTTCATCGAGGTGGCCGACTCCACCGGCCTGCCGGTGATGGTCTACGACATCCCGCACCGCGCCGGGGTGCCGATCGAGACCGAGACGCTGGTCCGGCTCGCCGAGCACGGCCGCATCGTCGCGGTCAAGGACGCCAAGAACGACCTGACCGCGACGAGCTGGGTGACCAGCCGCACGGACCTGGCGTTCTACAGCGGCGACGACGCCTCCACGCTGCCCGCGCTCGCGGTCGGGTGCGTGGGCGTGGTCGGCACCTCGACGCACTTCACCGGGGCCGACACCAAGCGGATGATCGAGGCGTACGACGCGGGGGACACCGCGTCCGCGCTCGCTCTGCACCGCCGGCTGCTGCCGTTGTTCACCGGGATCTTCCGGACCCAGGGCACGATCCTGGTGAAGGCGGGTCTGAACGCGTCGAAGCTGCCGGCCGGGCCGGTCCGGTCGCCGCTCGTGGAAGCCACCGAAGACGAGTTCGCCCAGCTGCGCGCCGACTGCGCGGCGGCGGGGCTACCGCTACCCGAATGA
- a CDS encoding DUF2752 domain-containing protein, which yields MSSVTSVDRPGAPDPHAPATPAHPEGYPGGYPAGYYPPIAEPDRLTRFVTRLHERTPRWVVPLAAVGCVAAGIGYALISDPTRSAPDAIPSCLLKLTTGLDCPGCGGTRALWYVLHADLPAAARHHFLFVFALPFLAYFFVAWAGKQAFGWRLPELRVGPKLVGGFLAAWLAFTVIRNLPWPPFTALYV from the coding sequence GTGAGCAGCGTGACGAGCGTTGACCGACCGGGCGCCCCCGATCCCCACGCGCCCGCCACCCCCGCTCACCCGGAGGGCTACCCCGGTGGCTATCCGGCGGGCTACTACCCGCCGATCGCCGAGCCCGACCGCCTGACCCGCTTCGTCACGCGCTTGCACGAGCGCACCCCGCGCTGGGTGGTGCCGCTGGCCGCCGTCGGCTGCGTCGCCGCAGGCATCGGGTACGCGCTGATCAGCGATCCCACCCGCTCCGCGCCGGACGCGATCCCCAGCTGCCTGCTCAAACTCACCACCGGGCTGGACTGCCCGGGCTGCGGTGGCACCCGCGCCCTCTGGTACGTCCTGCACGCCGATCTGCCGGCCGCCGCCCGGCACCACTTCCTCTTCGTCTTCGCGTTGCCCTTCCTGGCGTACTTCTTCGTCGCCTGGGCCGGCAAGCAGGCGTTCGGCTGGCGACTGCCCGAGTTGCGCGTCGGCCCGAAGCTGGTCGGCGGCTTCCTCGCCGCCTGGCTGGCCTTCACGGTGATCCGCAACCTCCCCTGGCCCCCCTTCACGGCCCTCTACGTCTAA
- the thyX gene encoding FAD-dependent thymidylate synthase, whose amino-acid sequence MVQPQVKLIAWTHFDPPEDVPWSTDADGGQALAEFAGRACYQSWKKPNPATATNAGYLAHILEVGHLSVLEHGSVSFYFSGVSRSFTHELIRHRHFSYSQLSQRYVPERDAAMVEPRVIAEDPELHKRFVEAAEASVRAYTELLEGLERHFADEPNPTLRRKQARQAARAVLPNATETRIVVTGNYRAWRHFIGMRATEHADVEIRELAVECLRQLQRVAPNVFADFAVSTLADGTEVAASPHIAAS is encoded by the coding sequence ATGGTGCAGCCCCAGGTCAAGCTGATCGCGTGGACCCACTTCGACCCGCCGGAGGACGTGCCGTGGTCGACCGACGCGGACGGGGGACAGGCGCTCGCGGAGTTCGCCGGCCGGGCCTGCTACCAGAGCTGGAAGAAGCCGAATCCGGCGACCGCCACCAACGCCGGATACCTCGCGCACATCCTGGAGGTCGGGCACCTCTCGGTGCTGGAGCACGGGTCGGTGAGTTTCTACTTCAGCGGGGTCTCCCGGTCGTTCACGCACGAACTTATCCGGCACCGGCACTTCTCGTACTCCCAGTTGTCGCAGCGGTACGTGCCGGAGCGGGACGCGGCGATGGTGGAGCCGAGGGTGATCGCCGAGGACCCGGAGCTGCACAAGCGGTTCGTCGAGGCGGCCGAGGCGAGCGTGCGGGCGTACACCGAGTTGTTGGAGGGGTTGGAGCGGCACTTCGCCGACGAGCCCAACCCGACGTTGCGGCGCAAGCAGGCCCGGCAGGCGGCGCGGGCGGTGCTGCCGAACGCCACCGAGACGCGGATCGTGGTGACCGGCAACTACCGTGCCTGGCGGCACTTCATCGGGATGCGGGCCACCGAGCACGCCGACGTGGAGATCCGCGAGCTGGCGGTGGAGTGCCTGCGGCAGTTGCAGCGGGTGGCGCCGAACGTCTTCGCCGACTTCGCCGTCTCGACTCTCGCCGATGGCACCGAGGTGGCGGCGAGCCCGCACATCGCGGCATCCTGA
- a CDS encoding polyribonucleotide nucleotidyltransferase: protein MTETKLGTEVRTAVIDNGSFGTREITFSTGRLARQAAGSVIAQLGETVVLSATTAGKQPKEHFDFFPLTVDVEERMYAAGRIPGSFFRREGRPSEDAILTCRLIDRPLRPSFVKGLRNEVQVVETILALDPQHPYDVVAINAASMSTKLSGLPFSGPIGATRMAHVDGQWVAFPTHEELSRATFDMVVAGRALADGDVAIMMVEAEATEHTVKLVADGAPAPTEEVVASGLEAAKPAIRELCRAQSELAEVAAKPVADFPVFLDYQDDAYDVVAEFARADVAEALQIAGKADREEALDAIKARLQEELGPRFEGREKELSAAFRSLTKSEVRGRVLREQVRIDGRGPREIRPLSAEVGVLPRVHGSALFERGETQILGVTTLNMLRMEQSLDTLSPEKSKRYMHNYNFPPYSTGETGRVGSPKRREIGHGALAERALIPVLPSREEFPYAIRQVSEALSSNGSTSMGSVCASSLGLLSAGVPLRAPVAGIAMGLISDEVDGKTQYVTLTDILGAEDAFGDMDFKVAGTRDFVTALQLDTKLDGIPSDVLAAALQQAYEARQTILDVMQRAIEAPAEMSDYAPRVTTVKIPVDKIGMVIGPKGQTINAIQDETGAEISIEDDGTIYVGATNGPSAQAAVERINAIANPTLPKTGDRFLGTVVKTAPFGAFVSLLPGRDGLLHISKVGDGKRVDKVEDFLNVGDRVEVEIADVDQRGKIYLDKVRPEGAEAPAAEAGGERPASRDRGDRGPRDRGDRERGGDRGGRGPEGGEGGGDGDSRPRRRTRHS, encoded by the coding sequence ATGACCGAGACCAAACTCGGCACCGAAGTCCGCACCGCCGTGATCGACAACGGCTCGTTCGGCACCCGTGAGATCACCTTCTCCACCGGTCGGCTGGCCCGTCAGGCCGCCGGCTCCGTCATCGCCCAGCTCGGCGAGACGGTCGTCCTCTCCGCCACCACCGCCGGCAAGCAGCCGAAGGAGCACTTCGACTTCTTCCCGCTGACCGTCGACGTCGAGGAGCGGATGTACGCCGCGGGCCGGATCCCCGGCTCGTTCTTCCGCCGTGAGGGTCGCCCCAGCGAGGACGCCATCCTCACCTGCCGCCTGATCGACCGGCCGCTGCGCCCCTCGTTCGTCAAGGGCCTGCGCAACGAGGTGCAGGTCGTCGAGACCATCCTCGCGCTCGACCCGCAGCACCCGTACGACGTGGTGGCGATCAACGCCGCCTCGATGTCGACGAAGCTCTCCGGCCTGCCGTTCTCCGGCCCGATCGGGGCCACCCGGATGGCCCACGTCGACGGCCAGTGGGTCGCCTTCCCGACCCACGAGGAGCTGAGCCGCGCCACCTTCGACATGGTGGTGGCCGGTCGCGCCCTGGCCGACGGCGACGTCGCGATCATGATGGTCGAGGCCGAGGCCACCGAGCACACCGTCAAGCTGGTCGCCGACGGTGCCCCGGCGCCCACCGAGGAGGTCGTGGCCAGCGGTCTGGAGGCCGCCAAGCCGGCCATCCGTGAGCTGTGCCGCGCGCAGAGCGAGCTGGCCGAGGTGGCCGCCAAGCCCGTCGCCGACTTCCCGGTCTTCCTGGACTACCAGGACGACGCGTACGACGTGGTCGCCGAGTTCGCTCGCGCCGACGTCGCCGAGGCCCTGCAGATCGCCGGCAAGGCGGACCGCGAGGAGGCCCTCGACGCGATCAAGGCCCGCCTGCAGGAGGAGCTCGGCCCGCGCTTCGAGGGTCGGGAGAAGGAGCTGTCGGCTGCCTTCCGCTCGCTGACCAAGTCCGAGGTGCGCGGCCGGGTGCTGCGGGAGCAGGTCCGGATCGACGGCCGTGGCCCGCGCGAGATCCGTCCGTTGAGCGCCGAGGTCGGCGTGCTGCCCCGGGTGCACGGCTCGGCGCTGTTCGAGCGTGGCGAGACCCAGATCCTCGGCGTCACCACGCTGAACATGCTGCGCATGGAGCAGTCGTTGGACACCCTCTCCCCGGAGAAGTCCAAGCGCTACATGCACAACTACAACTTCCCGCCGTACTCGACCGGTGAGACCGGCCGGGTGGGCTCGCCGAAGCGCCGCGAGATCGGGCACGGCGCGCTGGCGGAGCGGGCGCTGATCCCGGTGCTGCCGTCGCGGGAGGAGTTCCCGTACGCGATCCGCCAGGTCTCCGAGGCGCTCAGCTCCAACGGTTCCACCTCGATGGGTTCGGTCTGCGCCTCGTCGCTGGGTCTGCTCTCCGCCGGTGTGCCGCTGCGGGCGCCGGTGGCCGGCATCGCCATGGGCCTCATCTCCGACGAGGTCGACGGCAAGACCCAGTACGTGACGCTGACCGACATCCTCGGTGCCGAGGACGCCTTCGGTGACATGGACTTCAAGGTCGCCGGCACCCGGGACTTCGTCACCGCCCTGCAGCTCGACACCAAGCTCGACGGCATCCCGTCGGACGTGCTGGCCGCCGCGCTCCAGCAGGCGTACGAGGCCCGGCAGACCATCCTCGACGTGATGCAGCGGGCGATCGAGGCTCCGGCCGAGATGTCCGACTACGCGCCGCGGGTCACCACGGTGAAGATCCCGGTCGACAAGATCGGCATGGTGATCGGCCCGAAGGGCCAGACCATCAACGCCATCCAGGACGAGACCGGCGCCGAGATCTCCATCGAGGACGACGGCACCATCTACGTCGGCGCCACCAACGGCCCGTCGGCGCAGGCCGCGGTCGAGCGGATCAACGCTATCGCCAACCCGACCCTGCCCAAGACGGGCGACCGCTTCCTGGGCACGGTGGTCAAGACCGCGCCGTTCGGCGCGTTCGTCTCGCTGCTGCCGGGCCGCGACGGCCTGCTGCACATCTCCAAGGTGGGCGACGGCAAGCGGGTCGACAAGGTCGAGGACTTCCTCAACGTCGGCGACCGCGTCGAGGTCGAGATCGCCGACGTCGACCAGCGCGGCAAGATCTACCTGGACAAGGTCCGGCCGGAGGGCGCCGAGGCGCCGGCCGCCGAGGCCGGTGGCGAGCGGCCGGCCAGCCGTGACCGGGGCGACCGTGGCCCGCGTGACCGGGGCGACCGCGAGCGCGGTGGCGACCGGGGCGGCCGTGGCCCGGAGGGTGGCGAGGGCGGCGGCGACGGGGACTCCCGTCCGCGGCGCCGCACCCGGCACAGCTGA